In Nocardioides sp., the following proteins share a genomic window:
- a CDS encoding recombinase family protein, producing the protein MRNPEHDTPDRPFTGVSYARVARDDGTRSYDQTERQHQTNAAAASRLGIQVVASFVDIGQPGTRTNRPGLNHLFAHVEESPVDYVAVSSIDRLARGSEQLAYLLQRLHKLGVNVLMSDSDTVIELVLPSDLEVLQAGRVRGHHG; encoded by the coding sequence ATGCGTAATCCCGAACACGACACCCCAGACCGCCCGTTTACGGGAGTCAGCTACGCCCGCGTCGCTCGCGACGACGGCACCCGCAGCTACGACCAGACCGAGCGCCAACACCAGACGAACGCGGCAGCCGCGAGCCGTCTCGGCATCCAGGTCGTGGCCAGCTTCGTCGATATCGGGCAGCCGGGCACCCGCACTAACCGCCCAGGGCTGAACCACCTGTTCGCTCACGTCGAGGAGTCGCCCGTCGACTACGTGGCCGTCAGCTCGATCGACCGGCTGGCCCGCGGATCGGAGCAACTCGCCTACCTGCTCCAGCGCCTCCATAAGCTCGGCGTCAACGTCCTGATGTCCGACAGTGACACCGTGATCGAGCTGGTCCTGCCCTCCGACCTGGAGGTGCTCCAAGCGGGCCGCGTTCGAGGCCACCATGGGTGA
- a CDS encoding replication-relaxation family protein — protein MNPSDVLTIADELSERDLAILRSLRGHRLVTTTQLRRLHLPTDSPDTRSATRLTQRVLTRLEGRRLIARLYQRIGGVRRGADSIVWQLAATGDRLLSAMDGDKRRRYLEPRRAFIKHTVAVTELAVQLREAVRAGQLDQVDLTPEPDNWHRFVGQHAQPETLKPDLAAIAVTDDYEDHWLLERDLASEHPTVVVRKAYVYERFVASGAYQDQHGVVPAVLWVVPSSERKETLQRALGRARDLTPGMHRVVTDADFLPTVLAGTTPGLTD, from the coding sequence GTGAACCCGTCCGACGTACTGACGATCGCGGACGAGCTGAGCGAGCGAGACCTGGCGATCCTGCGCAGCCTGCGGGGCCACCGCCTGGTGACGACCACGCAGCTGCGCCGACTGCATCTGCCCACCGACTCACCCGACACCAGATCGGCGACCCGCCTCACACAACGAGTGCTGACGCGCTTGGAGGGCCGAAGGCTCATCGCTCGGCTCTACCAGCGCATCGGCGGGGTACGGCGCGGCGCCGACTCCATCGTGTGGCAACTGGCCGCGACCGGCGACCGCCTGCTCTCAGCAATGGACGGCGACAAGCGCCGCCGCTACTTGGAGCCGCGCAGGGCGTTCATCAAGCACACCGTGGCCGTCACCGAGCTGGCAGTACAACTGCGCGAGGCCGTCCGGGCTGGCCAGCTCGACCAGGTCGACCTCACCCCCGAACCGGACAACTGGCATCGCTTCGTCGGCCAGCACGCTCAACCCGAGACCCTCAAGCCGGACCTGGCCGCTATCGCGGTCACCGACGACTACGAGGACCACTGGCTCCTCGAACGAGACCTGGCCAGCGAGCACCCCACCGTGGTTGTCCGCAAGGCCTACGTCTACGAGCGCTTCGTGGCCTCCGGCGCTTACCAAGACCAGCACGGCGTCGTGCCCGCTGTCCTGTGGGTCGTCCCGAGCAGCGAGCGCAAGGAGACATTGCAGCGGGCACTGGGGCGGGCCAGAGATCTCACGCCAGGCATGCACCGGGTCGTCACCGACGCCGACTTCCTGCCGACCGTCCTGGCCGGCACCACCCCAGGTCTAACCGACTGA
- a CDS encoding type IV secretory system conjugative DNA transfer family protein produces MSRAEIAWTRLHLPRPLDETKVLNLLRALASDRRSPDIAFELRASNDGVSHLIGTSTTAVQGVKRLLRDQVPGIAFQAAPERHLAREVGRVELRPRGMPLGIDDPRAVSRALLSAVGTRLQEGEFLVVQVLLGRRRPPRTVSPDEPSPQQSWWSLLTSGASAATSEERRSLRLRAEDAGFDAVIRVGATGTDPERTRRLSVSLHSALYTARGVGVRMDFVHDDPRHLAGAVLPRRRTVELSSRELVGLLGWPLGDDEYPGLPRLHPAPLRPTASVHTGERVFAASLAPGDDRQVGLSAPDGLLHLAAFGPTNSGKSTALLHLIEADMRAGRPVAVLDPKRQLIDDVLARVPKERLDDVVVLDVSRDRPIGFNPLDVTGRDPDVVVEGVLSVFKALFTDGWGARTEDIFSATLRSLTRASGASGSPATLADIPRILTDANFRRSVVGRVRSDEYLAGFWAWYDGQSPQGQHAATSAPLNKLRQFLLRPRLMRMLDQPRSPFRLRDIWRENRVVLVPLNEALIGAGTAEMLGSLIVADLWQAVQERASDMHAKRHPGFVYIDEAPRFLHLPTSVGDALALSRSMGVGWSLAAQFVRQFPKELRDAVHTNARSKIVFGTEYDDATYFARGLRDLGAEDFMSLGRYQAYANLVADGLPSGWALVQTLPPTQPSIRPERVVAHSEQRWASPVEVEAVSPPAQSPTADRPSPEPASTPADPQLALPAGGPPGETPRFRKRRSRWVPG; encoded by the coding sequence ATGAGTCGCGCCGAGATCGCCTGGACTCGCCTACACCTCCCCCGTCCCCTCGACGAGACCAAGGTGCTGAACCTGCTGCGCGCCCTCGCCAGCGACCGACGCTCCCCGGACATCGCCTTCGAGCTGCGAGCGAGCAATGACGGCGTCAGCCACCTCATCGGCACCAGCACCACCGCCGTACAAGGCGTCAAGCGACTGCTCCGCGACCAAGTTCCGGGGATTGCCTTCCAGGCGGCGCCTGAGCGCCACCTGGCGCGCGAGGTGGGCCGGGTCGAGCTTCGCCCACGTGGCATGCCGCTCGGTATCGACGACCCGAGGGCAGTCTCCCGGGCGCTGCTGTCCGCCGTGGGCACGCGCCTCCAGGAGGGCGAGTTCCTCGTCGTCCAGGTGCTGCTCGGTCGGCGGCGGCCACCGCGCACCGTCAGCCCGGACGAGCCCAGCCCGCAGCAGAGCTGGTGGAGCCTGCTGACCAGTGGAGCAAGCGCGGCCACTTCCGAGGAACGTCGGTCACTCAGGCTGCGCGCCGAGGACGCTGGCTTCGACGCCGTCATCCGGGTCGGTGCCACAGGTACGGATCCTGAGCGCACCAGGCGTCTGAGCGTCAGCCTGCACAGTGCGCTCTACACGGCGCGCGGGGTAGGTGTCCGGATGGACTTCGTCCACGACGACCCACGCCACCTCGCGGGCGCCGTCCTCCCCCGCCGTCGGACGGTCGAACTCAGCAGCCGCGAGCTGGTCGGACTCCTCGGCTGGCCCCTCGGCGACGACGAATATCCGGGGCTGCCGCGGCTGCATCCGGCGCCGCTGCGACCGACTGCGTCGGTGCACACCGGCGAGCGGGTGTTCGCGGCCTCCCTGGCACCTGGCGACGACCGTCAGGTGGGCCTGAGCGCACCGGACGGGTTGCTCCACCTGGCAGCGTTCGGGCCGACGAACTCCGGTAAGTCGACGGCCCTGCTCCACCTCATCGAGGCCGATATGCGCGCCGGACGACCGGTCGCGGTGCTCGATCCCAAGCGCCAGCTCATCGACGACGTGCTGGCTCGCGTTCCCAAGGAGCGTCTGGACGACGTCGTCGTGCTCGACGTCTCCCGTGACCGCCCGATCGGCTTCAACCCACTCGACGTCACCGGCCGCGATCCCGACGTCGTGGTCGAGGGTGTGCTGTCCGTCTTCAAGGCGCTGTTCACCGACGGGTGGGGCGCCCGGACTGAGGACATCTTCTCGGCGACCCTCCGCTCCCTGACCCGCGCCAGCGGGGCCAGCGGAAGCCCTGCGACGTTGGCCGACATCCCCCGCATCCTGACCGACGCCAACTTCCGCCGTTCGGTGGTGGGACGCGTCCGCAGCGACGAGTACCTGGCTGGCTTCTGGGCTTGGTACGACGGGCAGTCTCCGCAGGGTCAGCATGCGGCCACCAGTGCGCCGCTGAACAAGCTGCGTCAGTTCCTGCTGCGCCCCCGCCTGATGCGCATGCTTGACCAGCCTCGTAGTCCGTTCCGGCTGCGCGACATCTGGCGTGAGAACCGCGTCGTCCTGGTGCCTCTCAACGAGGCACTCATCGGGGCGGGGACGGCCGAGATGCTCGGCTCCCTCATTGTGGCCGACCTGTGGCAAGCCGTGCAGGAGCGTGCTTCGGACATGCACGCCAAGCGGCACCCCGGCTTTGTCTACATCGACGAGGCGCCGCGCTTCCTCCACCTGCCGACGTCGGTCGGCGACGCCTTGGCCTTGTCGCGCTCGATGGGCGTCGGCTGGTCACTCGCGGCGCAGTTCGTCCGGCAGTTCCCCAAGGAGCTGCGCGACGCCGTCCACACCAACGCCCGCAGCAAGATCGTGTTCGGCACCGAATACGACGACGCCACCTACTTCGCCCGTGGACTCCGTGACCTTGGCGCCGAGGACTTCATGTCCCTGGGTCGCTACCAGGCCTACGCCAACCTCGTCGCCGACGGCCTGCCATCCGGCTGGGCGCTGGTGCAGACGTTGCCGCCGACCCAGCCGAGCATCCGTCCCGAGCGCGTCGTCGCCCACTCCGAGCAGCGCTGGGCATCTCCGGTCGAGGTAGAAGCGGTCTCGCCGCCTGCGCAGTCGCCGACGGCGGATCGTCCGTCGCCCGAGCCCGCTTCGACACCTGCTGATCCTCAGCTGGCGCTGCCTGCCGGTGGGCCGCCCGGCGAGACACCACGGTTCCGGAAGCGGAGGTCGAGATGGGTGCCCGGCTAG